A region of Hevea brasiliensis isolate MT/VB/25A 57/8 unplaced genomic scaffold, ASM3005281v1 Scaf338, whole genome shotgun sequence DNA encodes the following proteins:
- the LOC110657506 gene encoding LOW QUALITY PROTEIN: uncharacterized protein LOC110657506 (The sequence of the model RefSeq protein was modified relative to this genomic sequence to represent the inferred CDS: inserted 1 base in 1 codon), whose amino-acid sequence MGSETTPGRKVMVVADPXRESAGALQYALSHVVLENDELILLHVENPSSWRNAFSFLRRSSLSSTSVPNLEGGDVDFLEAMKQVCEVSQPRIRIRKEKVQMEAKLKDKDKANAILVSCNTLGVDLVIIGQRRSLSSALLGYTSIKRSGSSGLKAFDTAEYLIENSKCTCVGVQKKGQNAGYLLNTKTQKNFWLLA is encoded by the exons ATGGGAAGTGAAACCACACCGGGGAGGAAGGTAATGGTTGTGGCTGATC ACCGAGAATCGGCAGGCGCACTTCAATATGCTCTTTCCCATGTAGTTCTTGAGAATGATGAGCTCATACTTCTCCATGTCGAAAATCCCAGTTCTTGGAGGAACGCATTTTCATTCCTCAGGAGGTCTAGTCTTTCTTCTACCTCTGTTCCAAACTTGGAAGGAGGAGATGTTGATTTTCTTGAGGCAATGAAGCAGGTATGTGAGGTTTCTCAGCCTAGAATCCGCATCCGTAAAGAGAAGGTGCAAATGGAAGCCAAGTTAAAGGACAAAGACAAGGCTAATGCTATTCTTGTTAGTTGCAATACGTTAGGCGTTGATCTTGTCATTATTGGCCAACGTCGAAGTCTCTCCAGTGCCTTGTTAGG ATACACTAGCATCAAGCGGTCAGGAAGCTCAGGACTGAAGGCCTTTGACACAGCAGAGTATTTGATTGAGAACAGCAAGTGCACCTGTGTTGGAGTGCAGAAAAAGGGCCAAAATGCAGGCTATCTCCTGAATacaaaaacccagaaaaattTCTGGCTTCTAGCTTAA